GCAGATGCAGAAGCCATGCGTCAAGTAATTTGAATAAAACCACCATAGCCAAAGAGATAAATAAAAGTCCGCTTTGCCTTATCGCTCCGTATCCGAACGCAAGCAATAACGCCACGATACCGGTCATGATCGAACCGGTCATTCCATACGCCACCGTTTGACGCATGTACATTCCGACCAACGCTTCGGCTAAACCCCAAATGGCGCCGACGACTATTGCAATCCAGATCTTTTCGGTTTTATTCAAAGAATTCATCATTTTCTCCCTAATAATTCAACTGACGCAAATATAGAATTATTCTCGATAAATTGCAAAGCCAAGTCGCTTAGTTATAGAGATAATATTGCCGACTCTTTTGTTTAAACGCCTCCACGTCCTTCTGCCATGTGGCGAGGATTTGTTCGGCACTTAAATTATCCATAACCATTTTCTGGACGCTGTCCGTACCGAAAGCTTTATTGAAACTGCCGACGCGCTTGGCGTCGAACAACGGTTGGTTCGGGTACAGCTTTCTCAGCGCCGTCAAAATGTGAATCTGCGTTTCGATTGGTTTGAATGTTCTGAAATTGATAATATGAATTTGCACTCCCTGCATCGTGATGTCTTTTCGAGATAAATAATAAGGACGAAAATGGAGCGGTCGGAAAACCACGCCCGGAAGATGGTGATCGTTAAGTTCTGCCGCTAATTGATCGGCGTTAATCCACTCTTCACCGATAAGTTCGAACGGCAAGGTGTAGCCGACGCCAATGTTGACTGTCGGCATCTCGCCAATTCCTCCGGTTGCCGCACAATGATAAGCGGTTTCCCAATGCGGGATATGCGGCGATGTCAACACCCAATTGAGCCCAGTGTCGTTCCAATTCATTTTTCGGTTCCAGCCTTTCATGGAAACGACGATCAAATTGCAGTTGATTCCGAATTCTGTGTTGAAATAATGCGCCAGTTCACCGGCTGTCAATCCGTAAAGGTAAGGGATTGGATACATGCCGATGCCGGATTTGAACGCGGGGTCGAGCACCGGACCTTCAACGAGTTCGCCGCCCAGCGGATTCGGTCGATCTAGAACGATGAACGGAATATTGGCGTCTTTGGCGGCGGACATTGAGCGCGCCATCGTGTAAATGTAAGTATAAGTTCGGTTGCCAATGTCTTGAATGTCATAGATAAGCGCATCGACATTTTTCAACATTTCAGGCGTTGGTTTATTTGTTTTTCCGTAAAGACTGAAAACCGGAACGCCTGTTCTGGGATCAACGAAGTTTTCGATATTTTCACCGGCAAAAACGTCACCGCGGACACCGTGTTCGGGACCGAAAAGAGCGACCAAATTTCCATTTTTATTCAGGATATCGATCGTGGATTCGAGTTCGGAATTTACGCCGGTCGGGTTCGTGATGAGTCCGAGACGTTTTCCGCGGATCAAATCCATTTTCTCGGCGAACAGAACGTCGATTCCGAGTTTGACGGCGGGCTTTTGATAATTCGGTTGTTGGGCGAAAGATGAGGACGTTAACCATACGATTGTGGCAAAGATGCTGATGGTATATTTCCAGGTGTTTTTCATCGTTATTACTCTCTATGTGAATTTTGATAGAAACCTTTTCAAATCTAAGGGAATTAAACAGACGCTGTCAATGTATTATTTGTCAGTAAAGAATTTTTTGTCTATTTTCACCGTTGTGCAGTTTCGGGCGGTTGGCTAATTTGAGAAGTGATTTGAATAAAGAAATGATGACAATAAAAACCAATCCATTTGCAGAAGATGAACAGGTGGCTAAAGCCGAGCGGTTTGTCTGTTCTCGCGTGGGAGAAATTCCTTCGATCGCTATTGTTCTTGGCTCCGGCCTTGGTTATTTTGCCGAGAATATTGAAGCGCGGTACACGCTCGACAGTCGTGAAATACCCGGCTATCCTCCGCCAACGGTCGAAGGTCATTCCGGCAAACTGATTTTTGGAACGATCGACGGTGTTCCACTCATTGCTATCCAAGGACGCAGTCATTTTTACGAAGGACGAACCATCGCGGAAGTGACTTTTTATGTTCAATTGCTGAATCGGCTTGGCGTTAAAAACTTGATCTTGACGAATGCAGCTGGCGGAATTCGATCGGAAATGCGCCCCGGCGATTTCGTCGTTCTCACCGATGCGATCAATTTCACGCAGATCGAAATCTTTTCCCCAGAAGAAACCGAAAAATCACCATTTGATATCGAATTGATGGAGATGGCTAAACGAGTCGCCAATGAACGGAAAATTCGCCTTCTCGAGGGCGTTTATTGTTGGACAACCGGACCAAGTTATGAAACGTCGCTGGAAATTAAAACCATGCGTGATTTCGGAGCGGATGTCGTTGGCATGTCAACTGTTCCGGAGGCGCTGATGGCAAAACATCTCGGTATGAAAGTTCTCGGCATCAGTCTGGTGACGAATCTTGCGGCGGGAATCGGTCAGAATCCGCTTTCGCATGAAGAGGTTCAGCAGGCGGCGGAAGCGATTAAAAAACCCTATTCAATTTTCATATCGGCGGTAATTGCGGAAATGCAAAACAAAGAATTAAATAAGTAGTAGGACAATGGGAAAAGCGGAAAAGGAATTGGAAATTCTCAGCTGGACAAAAGCTTTTAAACGAGTTTTTTATATCTATTGTATTGGCGGCGTTCTTGTTCTGGCTTTGTTTGCATTTTATTCTAAAGACCTTCCATCGATCGAACAACTCCAGAATTTCAATCCGGAATTGGTAACGCGCATTTATTCCTCCGACGGTATAATTTTGCAGGAACTCTATACCCAACGACGAATCTATGTCCCGTTGGATCAAATTCCCCGTGCGATGATTGATGCTATCGTAGCCGTTGAAGATTCGCGGTTTTACAAGCATTGGGGAATCAGCATGCGGGATAATCTTCGGGCGTTGACTGTTGATGTTCTGACGCTCAGCAAAGCGCAGGGCGCCAGCACGTTGACCCAGCAACTCGCGCGAATTCTGTATGAATCCATCGGGTTCGATAAGACTTTTTCCCGGAAAATGAAAGAATTTCTGACCGCTTTACAGATCGAGCGGATGTACGGAAAAGACGAAATCGCCGAAATGTATATCAATTCCAGCTGGATGGGACATGGCGTTTACGGCATTCAGGCGGCGGCAAGACGATATTTCAACAAAACGTCCGAACAATTGACGCCGGATGAATGCGCGTTATTGGCGGGTGTAATAAAGAATTCCGTCCGATTTTCTCCGCTCCGACGACCGATCAGCGCTTTTGAGAGAAGGAATCTTGTCCTTAGAAAAATGGAAGAGATGGGATTTCTCACCGAAGAAGAATATGCTCTTTACAAAAATGCGCCGCTTCAGGTGTTAAAACCTGAACCGCCGGCAAGCACCGCTCCATACTTCGTGGAATATGTTCGCCAACTGTTGACGAAAGAAGATGACAAGTACGGATTTGATATTTACCGCGATGGACTTTCGATTTATACAACACTTGACTCGCGTGTTCAATCTTGTGCCGATTCCGCATTCATTCAGTATCTGTCGCAACAGCAACAATTACTTAATCAACGGCTTCTGAATAGTAAGACCGAAATTCAGTCACTGATTAAAGACACATCGTTGACCGTCCAGAATGTAAAGTTGATGATCCGTGGCGAAGTGCCGATGGCGCAGTCGCTAAAAGCGTCACTTATCGTTCAAGGCGCGCTCGTAGCCATCGATCCATCAACTGGCAAAATTTTAGCAATGGTCGGCGGGCGGGATTTTTCCGAATCGGAATTCAACCGTGTGACGCAGGCAAAACGTCAGCCCGGCTCGGTCTTCAAACCGATTGTTTTTGCCGCGGCTGTTGACAATGGCTTTCCGGTGACGACTATGTTGCTAAATCAGCCGCTCGTGATCAACTTGCCGGACGGTACGCGCTGGGCGCCGAACAATTATGACATGACGACAAGCGGAAATACGACGCTCAGAGACGGATTGGCACATTCACTGAATCTCGTTTCCGTGCGGGTCGTCCACGAACTTATCTCGCCTTCGACGGTTGTTCAGATGGCTAAACACATGCACCTCACAACGAAAATTCCGGCGGTTGAAGCAATCGCGCTGGGCGCCGCTGAAGTCATCCCGCTGGAAATCACCTCCGCTTTCGGAATTTTTGACAATCACGGCGTTTGGGTCGAACCGTATGCTATTAAACGAATTGAAGACAAATACGGCAACGTAATCGTAGATTATTTGCCGCGCCGGGAACTCGTGCTCAGCGAGGAAACAGCCTATTTGATGACAAGCATGATGGAATCGGTGATGAATCGTGGGACTGGTGTGACGGCGCGCTCGGTTTATGGCTTCAGGTATCCCGCCGCCGGAAAAACCGGAACGAGCAACAACTTCGCCGATGCATGGTTCATCGGATTCACACCGCATATCGTTGCCGGCGTTTGGGTCGGCGTCGATAATCCTGCCGTTTCATTGGGTAGCCATCAGGCTGGTGCCGTCGCCGCATTGCCGATCTGGGCGACTTTCATGCGGGATACGCATTATGCGATGCGCTGGCGCGCACAGGATTTTACACGTCCGGAAGGAATCGTTGAGGTTGAAATTTGCAAAGAAACCAAACTACTGCCATCTCAGTATTGCCCCGTGGAAACAGAAATCTTCACGAAGTCAACGGTTCCGACTGAACATTGCCCGATTCACAAAGAAATCAAAGGCGATGAAAAAAAAGATGGCGTGACTTTTTGACGAGCGATCAATCCGCTCAAAATTGCCTATAAATCTGTGAAATAAATGTTGCGGAATGTCCCGTAAATCCCCTATATTCGGAATAGTTGTAGTTAATATTTTTTTGGCAACGATCGTATGAAATTACTGATTGATTCATTCTCAGGCGGCAATTTTACCCCAAAAGTGGTTTTTTGATCTCTTTGATATAAATTAATTATGAGGTATTGTCATGAAAAAAGTGGTTTCTCTTCTGTTTGTTGCGCTCCTCATTCTCGATGGTTGTTCGTCACTCTCCTTTATCCCGACGCCGGCTAAAGCGACGCTGGCAACTACAGATTATGTGAATCAATCGTTGCAAAAAATGGTTGATGAAACAACTGTCAAGGTCATCGAACAAACCAAATCCATCATGGATGAGGCTCTGAAAGCCGACCGCGAAAAAATGGACTCGCTGAAAAGTATGATGGAAAACCAGCACAAAGACGTCCAAACCGTTCTCGCCAAAATGGAAGAAATCGATGCACTATCTGCGCAAATACGCGATATGGTCGGTAAAATGAAGAAGGATCTGAACGAAGCGAAAGCCGAAATGCTTGACAGCATCGATGTCGTTTGGGTCAGCGTTCGGAATTTGGAAAAAGTCGATCAGGCAGTTCGGACGAATCTCACACAGATTGAAGCGAACATCGTTAAGTTACAGCAAATTGACGCTGAATTTACCGCATTGACCAATCAGATGAACCTGAATATCGAGGTATTACCGAAAGAGACGCTGATGAAACTTCGGGACGCCATTCAAAAATTTTACGAAGCACAAATCCCAATTCAGCCGGGGGAATGAAATCCTGACCGGCGGAGGAATGAAGCGATGAAAAACTATGCCTTATTTGCCCGAATTATTAATCCTGTTTTATTTCTTGTATTTTTAACTGTCGCGCTGGCGATTTTCGCCCGACCAGTTTTTTGTCAAACCCTGACATTCGAACAGGCTAAAGCAAAAATGGCGGAGTTAACAACGCAGGTGAAAGCGCTCGATAAGGAAATCGCCGATGAACTTGATAAGGCGATTAAAATCGAGATCAATTCCATGCCTAAAGGTGAATTTGAAACAACGACTGCGTATGACGAGCGGCTCAAGCAAAATGAAGCGAAAAAAGCCGAACTCGTCGCCAAATTCGACGCAGTGAAAACCGAGCGGCTTGCCATTTTAAATAAAGAAATTGAAACTCTGACGACTCAGACTTACTCAATGCCTGTTGCAATCGAGCTCGGCGTCTATCGCGCTGATATGGAACGATTTCCATTTGTAGTTTCTTCGATGAATAAAAAAGGCTCTTTGCCGGTTTCCCGATCTATTGCGTCGCAATTTAAGGAGGCTTTCCCAACGCTGAGCCCCGTTGGATATTTTCAGATTCAGCGAGAAGGCGAACCGCGTCTGGTATATGTGGTCGTTGAGTATAACAACGAGCCGCTTATCGCGCAGACCGATCGGAAAATCGAAGAAATCAAAGAAGCCGCTAGTTTAAAAGGACATGGGCGGAAAATTAATGCGGTCGCTTTCAATCGAGATGGCAGTCTAATCGCCAGCGGAAGCGATGATAAACTCATCAAAATTTGGAGTGTGAAACAGAATTCTTTATTGACGACCCTTCAAGGACATGCGCGATATGTCAAATCGCTTGCCTTTCATCCGTTCGAACCAATTCTCGTCAGCGGTTGCAATGACGGCAATGTCATCATCTGGCAAATTGAACAGTCGTCGCCGCTCAGAACCATTTTTGCCCATGAAAATGGTGTTAATTCGGTCGCCATCAGTTCTGATGGCAACACGCTTGCAACTGCTGGGTTCGACAAGACAATCAAACTCTGGAATATTGCCGATGGACAATTGCTCAAAACCTTCACAGGCCACACGGATGAAGTCAAATCGGTTGCTTTCAGTCCAGACGGCTGGACTCTCGTCAGCGGCTCGCTTGATCTGTCGATCAAACTCTGGAATGTGCGTGACGGATCGCTGATCAAATCGACCAAAGGTCATCTGCTCTGGATCAATTCGGTCGCTTTTTCTCCCGACGGTGAACTGGTCGCCAGCTGTAGTGATGACCGAACGGTTAAACTATGGAGCGTGCATGACCTCTCGCCGATTCGGAAAATTACCGGATTCTCCGCGCCGGTCACCAGTATCACTTTTAGTCGTCCGGAAGGATTGACGCTTGCCTGTGTAACGGAAGACGGCGAAATCACTTTCGTAAAAACCGAAGACGGATCGATTGTCAAAATGATCAAAGGTTCAACGGGAACAATTAAAAGCGCAAATTATGATTCTAACGGGAAAAAATTTGTCAGTGCCGGCGACGATAAGATCGTGAAAATATGGGAGATCGTCTATGATCCGATAAGCGAGTTAGCCAGCGCCGGATTCGGAACAAGCAGAAGCACAACCAATCAGACCGGACTTCCGCCAATGCTAACCGCCGATGTGCGTTTCTCGGAACCGTCTGGCAACAATTATCTCGACGCCAATGAAACCGGTGTCCTGACAATCGTTTTGAAAAATTCGGGAAAAGGCACGGCGGTCGGCGCTTCGGCAAATCTAATCGGAAATGTGCCAAAGGAACTCGATTTTCCGATGAAAACCTATATCGGCGACATTGCCCCCGATTCTCTCAAGACTATCGAAATTCCGCTCATGGCGCGCTACAAAATTCCATCCGATTCTGTCTCGCTCATCTGCAATATTACCGAAATGTCCGGATTTAACATCGATCCGATGCGGATACAGTTTCCGACCAAAGAATACAATATCAAGTTGGTAAAAGCCGGTGTTGTCATCGACGATAATTCGCAAAACGGTATGATCGAATCGGGCGAAATCGTCGATATCACCGTGCGAATTCAAAATCAGGGAACCAGCCTCGCGAAGAGCGTCGTCGCTGTCATTCGCATCGGCGAGAATGTCTTTTATGCTGG
This DNA window, taken from Candidatus Marinimicrobia bacterium CG08_land_8_20_14_0_20_45_22, encodes the following:
- a CDS encoding purine-nucleoside phosphorylase, with the translated sequence MMTIKTNPFAEDEQVAKAERFVCSRVGEIPSIAIVLGSGLGYFAENIEARYTLDSREIPGYPPPTVEGHSGKLIFGTIDGVPLIAIQGRSHFYEGRTIAEVTFYVQLLNRLGVKNLILTNAAGGIRSEMRPGDFVVLTDAINFTQIEIFSPEETEKSPFDIELMEMAKRVANERKIRLLEGVYCWTTGPSYETSLEIKTMRDFGADVVGMSTVPEALMAKHLGMKVLGISLVTNLAAGIGQNPLSHEEVQQAAEAIKKPYSIFISAVIAEMQNKELNK
- a CDS encoding DUF1343 domain-containing protein, which produces MKNTWKYTISIFATIVWLTSSSFAQQPNYQKPAVKLGIDVLFAEKMDLIRGKRLGLITNPTGVNSELESTIDILNKNGNLVALFGPEHGVRGDVFAGENIENFVDPRTGVPVFSLYGKTNKPTPEMLKNVDALIYDIQDIGNRTYTYIYTMARSMSAAKDANIPFIVLDRPNPLGGELVEGPVLDPAFKSGIGMYPIPYLYGLTAGELAHYFNTEFGINCNLIVVSMKGWNRKMNWNDTGLNWVLTSPHIPHWETAYHCAATGGIGEMPTVNIGVGYTLPFELIGEEWINADQLAAELNDHHLPGVVFRPLHFRPYYLSRKDITMQGVQIHIINFRTFKPIETQIHILTALRKLYPNQPLFDAKRVGSFNKAFGTDSVQKMVMDNLSAEQILATWQKDVEAFKQKSRQYYLYN